A region from the Campylobacter subantarcticus LMG 24377 genome encodes:
- the fliS gene encoding flagellar export chaperone FliS, with product MLNNAVYNAYSQNQIGVESQEKLIEMLYGGILRFSSRIKLAIQNENIEERVYYVKRASAIFIELLNCLDYEKGGEVAHYLSGLYTRELQLLSLANIENNEARIDEVINVVKGLLEAWREVHRK from the coding sequence ATGCTAAATAATGCAGTTTATAATGCATATTCGCAAAATCAAATTGGCGTAGAATCTCAAGAAAAACTTATTGAAATGCTATATGGTGGAATTTTACGCTTTTCAAGTAGAATTAAACTAGCTATACAAAATGAAAATATAGAAGAAAGAGTGTATTATGTAAAAAGAGCTAGCGCTATTTTTATCGAGCTACTTAACTGTCTTGACTACGAAAAAGGCGGGGAAGTAGCACATTATCTTAGTGGTTTATACACTAGAGAGTTACAACTTCTTTCTTTAGCAAATATAGAAAACAATGAAGCTAGAATAGATGAAGTGATTAATGTAGTTAAAGGTCTGTTAGAAGCTTGGAGGGAAGTACATCGAAAATGA
- the fliD gene encoding flagellar filament capping protein FliD: MAVGSLGSLGIGSGVLTSDTLNKLKEAEMNAHLSLYNSQLETNTSRQKDLAELEAKLLAFQTAVNSLGDATQFNKKKVSPSVSGDSAAASLVVGSLSNIKNMKVVVEQLAQKDVYQSNGFKDKTASVLQSLGLNQDETNKSVSFTITQDGKNYKIDIDQNTTVAQLAEKINAASGGKIEAKLVNTGDRDNPYRLVIQSTETGTQNNISFSGDEAFLEKMGWGIDKDSISAGGMFGFRPKIGTGESNSKKNEIEGRFSELSPLNTNDLSQIKLLGEGEKTSLTFVVKNGDSYDRYTIDIDDKTTYESLAKDLEAKTNGKVKLDLQEAGNGKLKFTTTSPDAELSIFDGGYAVDENGNIDKSNYKRDPLATKLLSDRFGIELDTSTPQGYNVKSNNENHIQKGMDAIFTVDGVKMIRSSNTVTDIAPDTTLELKQKGEISFNVTQDTEAIAQSLETLATAYNDLMANITAATKYDPEVGTKGNFVGVSEIYSIKTQVNEILLKTLTVDGTVTVGDSDSSDGVKVSAKVSLSLADYGLTLNDGILTFDSGKFNAKFNEDPQMAEKFFVGHNGFEDLNLTGDKVDFSKTTKTSNGTTPEPITFEEGKFKIIYNDETIDLSKTKNGEKFVLSGKDNVEMAQNLVNHINSFGLEGLEASFEIINEGNDKTSVQFKIKGTSGSDLEIQGDNEFLKQFGLSSKTLYSVYKEETGTFGILKNTMGEIISSDGSFGGYKESLTKESKNLNETIENTKKSIESRYDTMWSRWAAYDGIIAKLNNQASVITNMINAANNQNS; encoded by the coding sequence ATGGCGGTAGGTAGTTTAGGAAGTTTAGGGATAGGTTCAGGTGTTTTAACAAGTGATACTTTAAATAAACTCAAAGAAGCAGAGATGAATGCACATTTGAGTCTTTATAACTCACAACTTGAAACCAATACTTCAAGACAAAAAGATTTGGCAGAACTTGAGGCTAAATTACTTGCTTTTCAAACTGCTGTAAATAGTCTTGGCGATGCAACACAGTTTAACAAGAAAAAAGTTTCCCCAAGTGTAAGCGGAGATAGTGCTGCTGCTAGTTTGGTTGTAGGCTCTTTATCGAATATTAAAAACATGAAAGTTGTAGTAGAACAGCTTGCTCAAAAAGATGTATATCAAAGCAATGGTTTTAAAGATAAAACTGCTTCTGTTTTACAAAGCTTAGGGTTAAACCAAGATGAAACAAATAAAAGTGTATCTTTTACTATAACTCAAGATGGTAAAAATTATAAAATCGATATTGATCAAAATACAACAGTGGCACAACTTGCTGAAAAAATTAATGCAGCTAGCGGTGGTAAAATAGAAGCGAAATTAGTTAATACCGGAGATAGAGATAATCCTTATCGTTTGGTTATACAAAGCACCGAAACGGGCACTCAAAACAATATTTCTTTTTCAGGCGATGAAGCATTTTTAGAAAAAATGGGATGGGGTATTGATAAAGATAGTATCAGTGCTGGCGGTATGTTTGGTTTTAGACCAAAAATAGGCACAGGAGAATCAAATTCAAAAAAGAATGAAATAGAAGGTCGTTTTTCCGAATTATCCCCTTTAAACACTAACGATCTTTCTCAAATAAAACTTTTAGGAGAAGGTGAAAAAACTTCTCTTACTTTTGTAGTTAAAAATGGTGATAGTTACGACAGATATACTATAGATATAGATGATAAAACTACTTATGAAAGTTTAGCTAAAGACTTAGAAGCCAAAACCAATGGAAAGGTAAAATTAGATTTACAAGAAGCAGGAAATGGTAAATTAAAATTTACTACCACTTCTCCAGATGCTGAACTTAGTATTTTTGATGGTGGATATGCAGTTGATGAAAATGGAAATATTGATAAGAGTAATTACAAAAGAGATCCCCTAGCAACAAAATTACTTAGTGATAGATTTGGCATAGAATTAGATACTAGCACCCCTCAAGGATACAATGTTAAATCAAATAATGAAAACCATATACAAAAAGGTATGGATGCGATTTTCACTGTAGATGGTGTTAAAATGATTAGATCAAGCAATACTGTTACAGATATAGCACCAGATACAACTTTAGAGCTTAAACAAAAAGGTGAAATTAGTTTTAATGTTACACAAGATACAGAAGCTATAGCCCAATCTTTAGAAACTTTAGCTACCGCTTACAATGATTTAATGGCTAATATCACAGCTGCTACTAAATATGATCCAGAAGTTGGGACAAAAGGAAATTTTGTAGGTGTAAGTGAAATTTATAGTATAAAAACCCAAGTGAATGAAATTTTACTTAAAACACTAACCGTAGATGGAACAGTAACAGTAGGGGATAGTGATAGCTCTGATGGGGTTAAAGTTTCAGCAAAAGTTAGTTTGTCTTTAGCTGATTATGGCTTAACTTTAAATGATGGAATATTAACATTTGATTCTGGAAAATTTAATGCTAAATTTAATGAAGATCCTCAAATGGCAGAGAAATTTTTTGTAGGTCACAATGGCTTTGAAGATTTAAATTTGACTGGAGATAAGGTTGATTTTTCAAAAACAACTAAAACTTCAAATGGTACAACCCCTGAACCTATAACTTTTGAAGAAGGAAAATTTAAAATTATTTATAATGATGAAACAATAGATTTATCTAAAACAAAAAATGGTGAAAAATTTGTTTTAAGTGGAAAAGATAATGTAGAAATGGCACAAAATTTAGTAAATCACATTAATAGTTTTGGTTTGGAAGGTTTAGAAGCTAGTTTTGAAATTATTAATGAGGGTAATGATAAAACAAGTGTTCAATTTAAAATCAAGGGAACATCAGGAAGTGATTTAGAAATTCAAGGAGATAATGAATTTTTAAAACAATTTGGATTAAGCTCGAAAACATTATATTCGGTATATAAAGAAGAAACTGGAACTTTTGGTATATTAAAAAATACTATGGGTGAAATTATAAGTTCTGATGGATCATTTGGAGGATACAAAGAGTCTTTAACAAAAGAATCAAAAAATTTAAATGAAACTATAGAAAACACTAAAAAATCTATAGAAAGTAGATATGATACAATGTGGTCTAGATGGGCTGCTTACGATGGTATTATTGCGAAATTAAATAACCAAGCAAGTGTTATTACAAATATGATTAATGCAGCTAATAATCAAAATTCTTAA
- a CDS encoding flagellar protein FlaG, protein MDIGNIQRDVNITHLNTKSAEKTSQQENKQQIDLKDQDENLNDKLKNATEKLNQQMETLETNVRFAYNDKINEIYVNVIEKDTGRLIRKIPSEEVMKLIEHFKGVIGTIFDKES, encoded by the coding sequence ATGGACATTGGTAATATTCAAAGAGATGTAAATATCACTCATTTAAATACAAAGAGTGCGGAAAAAACATCTCAACAAGAAAACAAACAACAAATCGATTTAAAAGATCAAGATGAGAATTTAAATGATAAGTTGAAAAATGCGACAGAAAAGTTAAACCAACAAATGGAAACTTTGGAAACAAATGTGCGTTTTGCATATAATGATAAAATCAACGAAATATATGTAAATGTGATTGAAAAAGACACTGGTAGGCTCATACGTAAAATTCCTAGTGAAGAAGTTATGAAGCTAATAGAGCATTTTAAAGGTGTTATAGGAACTATTTTTGATAAGGAGAGTTAG